The genomic interval CTGTACCACCTTGCCCGTGTACATGTCGGCTGGGCGGGCATCGAGCAGAACGATATTGGGGTCGCGGCGCGCCACCACGTCGCTGTAGACATCGGTCCACTCCACTACCACGCCGGGCTTGGCGGGCTTGAGCTTGACGCTGCCGGGCTTGTGTTTGGGTTCTTCCTTCACCATGTCGTTGAATGCGCTCCACTCCACGGTGCCGCCGTTGAGGATTTTCACGTGCTTCATGTCGTAGCCGTAGAGATCGAGCAGGAAATAGACGCGCGAGGTCATCGCGGTGACGGAATCGTCGTACAGCACGATGGTCGAGTCGTTGTTCACGCCCCAGCTACGCAGGGTATGCTCGAAGGCTTCGCGCGAAGGAAAACGCATGGAGGGAATGGCATGATTGTCGCCTAGATCCTTGAAGCGCTGTACCTGCACCGCGCCGGGAATATGCCCCACGGTGAAATAACGGTGCGGGTAATAGCGGATTTCCAGCACCACCAGCTTGGGGTCTTTCAGATTCTTGGCGAGCCAGTCGGCATCGACCATGAAGTCAGGTTTGTCGCCTGCGGTAGCGGCAAAGGCCCACAGCGACAGCAAGGCTGCCATCCAGAAGCGGCGCATCACGTTATTAAGATTATTATTCGCCATCTCGTATATTCCCCATTTCAGATATAAAAAGACAAAAAAATCAGGCGGCGCAGCGCGCCGGACGGTTTGCCGCATTCGCCAGACGTTCAGCGTCCTCGCGATACGGATCACCATTGCTCACCCCTTCCACCATCAGCCCCAGCATGCGATAAGCCCATGCGGGTAGCTGTGGGTCGAGGCGGTAAAATACCCAGGTCCCCTCGCGGCGCTGCGCCAGCACGCCGGCATCGCGCAACACTGCGAGATGGCGCGACACTTTGGGCTGCGGCGCGTCCAGGGCTTGAAACAGTTCGCACACGCACAACTCCTCGTGTTTGAGGATCAGCACCAGGATGCGGCGACGTGTCTCGTCGGAGAGGGACTCGAAAAACGATTGTTCATTCATGGGGCAAAACAATATTCGCTGATTCGAATGTTGTCAAGCGTAGGGTTATTCGGGTATGAAAAGATTGGATGACATCTATTCCGTCGCAGCTTTTGCAATCGTGGCCTGCAGTCCGTCCAGCTTATTCGCCAACTCGTCCAGCCCGTTGATGTTATGCCTGGCAATGATAGCCGTCACGGTGTTGTAGCTCATGAATACTCTTCCCGCAGCATCTTCCCACACCAGTGCTTTAAGCGGGAAATCGATGGCCGATTCGGGCGACACCATCATGAAAGGCGTGCCGCCCTTGGGATTGCCAAAAATCGTGACCGTGGCAGGCTGCATCTTCATCCCGATTTTTTGCGCGCCTTCGGCGTGATCGATCTTGGCGAACACGGTCAAGCCTTTTTCTTTCAGCACCGCTTCCAGCCGGGATTGCGTATCCTGGAATCCGTGCTTGCTTGCCTGGGTTTTAATGATTTCATCCGCACTTGCCGGAAAAGTAATCGTCAACATACTCAATATGATCAACAAATACTTCATTGCTTATTCTCCTTGTAGTTGATTTGCGAAACCTCCGCAGTGCCTGGTATTGCCTGCCTTGAGTGAAACACCGCATAGGGAGCCTGCTCGGCGAGGCGCAAGGCCTCGCTGATTGCTTTACGGCCAACCCGGAATTCCGGGTCGTCGAGCGTTGCCCGATAAAAATCCGCATAGAAGGCATCGGGCTCCACCATGATACGGACTGTCAGCACTACCGCTTCCGGATGCAAGACCTTTGCATAGCCATAACGCCGGGTCTCGTCCGGCATGATCCGGGTGTCGGATTTTTCAGCCTGAAGGTTTAGGCTCACATCCCTGGCGATCAGATGACGTTCAACGGTTTGCCCAATCATCTTGCCTGACCTTGATTCCTGGCCGATTTCAACCATCACACGCGGCGTGACATAGGTTGGAAAAGCATGGCCGACGCCATGGTTGATGATTTGCAGGGTGGCAGAGACATGACCATTGGCGACGATTGGACGAGATGCTTCGATCTTGAGTCCCGATTTCACCATTTCCGGGTCGTGAATGCCGCGCCACAAATGACGCCGCTCCGGCATGTGGCATGACTGACACGATCGACCTTCACGGGCGTAACGGCTGGCACGCCATTCTTCATAGGTATTTTCCAGCAGCTTGCCGTTCAGCGCCGGGCCGTCCGCTTCGAACTGGTGACACGCGGCACAGAAACGTGAATCCTGAAAGGCGTCCGTCGCTTGCCACCCGTTGTGGGGGAGCTTTTGTGAAAGGCTGGGGGCGCTGCCGTCTTTCCGCAGTGGTCCGAAAACCTGGTGATTACGGACATGGCAACCGGCGCAGGTCAGGCCGTGGGTGTAGGAAACACCATCTTGCCGCGGAGGTATTGGTAGTGTCCCTCTAGCCAGAGCTTGCCGCAGATGCTCTTCCTGCTCGGCAAGGGGAGCATGACACCGGAGGCACGCTTGATGGTCATCGGTAGCGTCCGCCCCCATCTCCTGCACTTGTCCAAACAGCCCCGGACTCATGGCTCTGCTGTGCAGCGCGGTTTTCCAATCGTTGTATTGTTGGGTGTGGCATGTTCCGCACGATGCAGGATCGAGCGCGGACTCCAGTTGGGAATGGCCAACGGGTGGCGAGCCCTGAGCAGCAAGCGGCCGTTGCCAGTGCTTGCTGAGGAAATCGTCTATTTCTGATGCTTGGGATGCAGGTGTCGCGGTGTGGGTGGCGGATTGGGGGCCGGAATTGCAGCCGGAAAGGGTGATAAGCCACAGTCCGGCCACGATCCAGAGAACCCGGAATTGCATGGTGCGCAGGGCCCCGAATCCGCTCAGCCTCTTACTTCTTGGGCGCGCAAGGGTTGGCGGGTTTGGCCGCACAAGGATTGGCCATTTTGGGTGCGCAGGGGTTCCCCATTTTTGCAGCGCAGGGATTTGCCGCTTTCTTGCCGGACTTCATGGCTTTTGCCTTGGCAGGCGCACAGGGGTTGGCCTTCGGTGCGCACGGGTTGGCCATGCCTTCGGCCGCAACGGCGGGAAGCGCAAGAGCGGAAGCAATCAGCGCAGCCGAGCCGAGCATCAGGGTTTTACGGAATAGTTTGTGCATGGTTCTCTCCTTAAGGGTTTTTAAGATTGCGCGAATCATTTAGTCGCGCAAGGGTTGGCCGGCTTTGTCGCGCAGGGATTCGCGGGCTTGGCCGAACAAGGGTTGGCCGGCGCCTTGGCGCCCGGCTTAAAGGTCTTCTGCATATCCTGCGTATAGGCAGTGAGCGCGGCCAGTTCGCGGGAATTCCAGGGCAGCGGTTTGGCCGCCATGGGCATGACCATGCAGGCCTGGATCATCTCATCGAGGTGCACGGATTTCATGCCGGCCTTGTCCTTAGCCATCGCCACCTGGTGGGGAAAAGGCTTCGCGAAGCTCTCCTGAAAGGCGCCGTGATTCTGGTGACAGGTGTTGCAGGAAAAGCCGTTGCTCGACAGCTTGGTGTCGTTCCACAATTTTTCGCCAGCCTTGGCGAGTTCTTTGTGATCACCCGCATAGGGTTTGTAGCCCTGTGGCCGGGTGATGGACTTGGCATCGATTTCCGGTTTTCCGGCACAGGGATTGCCGGCGGCAAACGCCGATCCGCCGGAGAGGCCGCCGAGGGCGGCGGAAATTAGCAGCATGATGGACAGTGTTTTCATGGTTATTGTCTCCTTTTGATGGTTGTATAAATGCAATGGTGCAGTTAGGCGAGAAGTTCCTCCAGACGCTTTTCCGACAGGATGCCGAGGTTGACTTGAGCAATCCGTCCATCCGCAATCAGCAGCGTGGTCGGCGTCCCCATGACGCCGAGTTTGCGGGCAATTTCCAGCGACTGGGCGACATCGAATTTGAAGACGTTGTCGTGACGGGTTGCAGCTTGATCGATGCGTGGTGTCATCGCCCGGCATGGAGCACAATTCGGGCTGTAGAAATAGAGCAGCGCCCGGCCGCGTTCGCGCAATTTTTGTTCGATTTCGGGCTCGATTTCGGGCACGGCCTGCCCCTCCATCTTTTTCGCTTTTCGTGCCATGCGCCACTGGAGCAAAGCGAGCGCCAGCAATATCGCGGTTAGTGCAATGCCGAAGTAGGTCGTCATGGTGCCTCTTCCTTTCGCCGCAGGCTCATATCGAGGTGGTCAATCGCACCAGCCACTCCGGTGCGGCTTGCAACACCCACGCCTCGAACAATTTGTCGGCGCCGCTCAGGATCAGGAAGCCGAGCAACAACATCACGCCGCCGAGCGCCTGCTTGCCTATTTTGCCGGCGGCCAGCATCTTGCCGCGCACCTTTGCCATTGCTCCGCGCGATACCAGGCCGAGCGCAATCAGCGGAATCCCCGCGCCAGATGCCGAACAGCGCCATCAGCAGCGTCACCTGACCGAGGTTCTGCCCTTGGCTCGCCAGTGTCACCGCCGCACCGAGGGTCGGGCCGACGCAGGGGCTCCAGACGATGCCGAGGAGCAGCCCGAGCATAAACTGGCCCGATAAACCGTTGAGCGACACGCTTGCCAGCAAGGTATTCCCCGCGCCGGAAAGGCCGGATGTCGCCACTGCGAACCTCTCCTGCAAGCGGGCGGACAGCAGCACCACGCCGAAGGCGATCAGCAGGCTGGCGGCAATCAGGCGGAACACCCCCTGATCTAGCCCCAGCGCGGCGCCCAGGCTGGCGACAAACACGCCGACCACGGTGAAGGATAGCGCCAGCCCGCCTGCCAGGGCATAGGGACCGAGGCGATGGGCTGCCACCGCGCTGGCAAGCAGGATCGGCACCAGCGGCAGCACGCAAGGTGAAAGCGTGGACAGGCTGCCGGCGGCGAGTGCGAGGCTATAGGATGCGAGGCCGAACTCCATGACCAGATTCCTAGATCGCTTTCTTCAGGAGGGCGGCGATACTGTCTTTTTTGGTATCGCCGGTCGAGCGATCTACTTCCTTGCCATCCTTGAAGACGATTAGCGTGCTCTGATACTGCACCTTGAAGGCCCTGACCACCGCCTTCTGCTTGTCGAAATCGACGCGCAGGGCGGCAAGCGATTGCAGTTCCGGGGTTTTGAGCAATTCGCCAATAATCGGCTTCTGCGCCTTGCAGGTGGGGCACCAGTCGGCGTGGATCATGACCAGTATCGGTTTGCCCTGTTTTTGCAGTGTGTCGAAGGTGGCCTGGTCGAACGGCTGTTCGGCGGCTACGGCGGTTCCGGCAGCGAGAAACGGGAGCAGGATCAGGGAACGAATTAACTTGAACATGGCGACTCTCCTTGTGAAATTACTTTGTATCGTTTAGTCGCCGACAACTGATATTCCTTACACCGGGTCCCGGTCATCTTCCTGCTGTTTTGTCGCGGCATCCGGGTAGTGCGCGCAAGCCTCATGCAGGAAGGCCATCTGCTTGCGGAAATTCCGGCAACCGGCGCACATCGAGACATGGAAGCGCAAACCCAACCGCTCCTTAAGATCGAGAGGACGGTCTTGTTCTTGTGACATTAATGCCGTCGCCTGTTTGCAGTTCAGCATGATTATTTCCTTCCCGTATCGAACCAGGTTTCTTCCAGGCACAAGCGCAACCCCATGCGGGCACGGTGCAGTACCACCCAGCAATTAGTCGGAGTGATTCCCACTGCCTTACAAATTTCTTCAGTATCGAGCCCGAGAAACTCGCGCATCATGAAAATGCGCGCCGTATTTTCCGGCAAATGATCGAGGCAGGCCTCGAATACGGTCCAGAACCGCGTGTTTTCGAGGCTTTTTTCGGGGTTACCCCAATCAGACGGGCGTTCAGCCTTTTGCCAATGCCCGCGTTCGCTGAACAGCGGATCGAAAGCATCCTCCGGTAATTCATCGGTGGCGCAATCCAGCAGGGGTTCCCGGCTGCGCTGGCGGATGATGTCGATGATCTTGTGCTTGAGAATGGAAAACACCCAGGTCTTCAGCTGCGACCGACTGTCGAAGCGTTGCGCGCCTTCCAGCGCGGCAAGCATGGCTTCCTGCACCGCATCCTCCGCAACAGACCGATTGCGCAGTTGCAGCAGTGCGAAACGCAACATGCCGTCGCGAAAGCCGTCGAGTTGAGCCCATACGCCAGACATAGCCTGGTGAACGGAAGACGTGTTCATGGCGCACCCGATAAGCTGGCCAAGCCGATGACACGCGATGCTTCATGTACGAGGCCATCGATCAAAGCGGCATCGACTTCGGGTTGCAGATCTTCCGGCGTGCCCTTGTGCCCGGTCGGGAAGACGTGGATGGCATTGCCGTCACGCTCGACCCGGGCCTCCCCCCCGCAGTGGCGGCAAAAAACATGGTCGCCAGTGTGGTGGTCACGGCGTACGACAATGGTGGGACCGCACATCGGGCACTCCTGCAACGGGATGCCGGATTCGCTGTGTCCAACGATGTGATCGAGTTGCCCTGCGCGTCCCAACCGCAAAAAGCGTTCGCCCAAAGCGCTATCGAATTGGCGCCCCAGGTTTTCCTCGATGATGGCGAGCGCCTTATGCACGGGCATGCCGCGCCGGTAGGGGCGAGTGCTGGTCATGGCGTCGAAGGCATCGCAGATGCCGACGATGCGGGCATCGAACGCAATCTCATCGCCGCTCAGGCGATGCGGATAGCCGTTTCCGTCTGGCATTTCGTGATGGGACAACACTGCGGCGCGTGCCAGAGCGGCCAGGGGGTGGCCAGATAACACGCGGTTACCGACCTCCGGATGAGTCTTGATCACCGCATATTCCTCGTCGGTCAGTCGGTCCGGCTTGTTGAGAATGGCATCCGGCACACCGACCTTTCCCAGATCGTGGAGGAAACCGCCCAGGGCTATCCGCTCTATGTCGGTTTCAGGCAAGCCGGCAGCTTCGGCCAATAGCCGGCTGAATTGTGATACCCGCCAGAGATGGCCGCCGGTATAAGGGTCACGCGCCTCGACCAGGGACGCCATGACGTAAAGGCTTTTCAATAGGTCTTCCATGTGGCTCATCGGGTTCTCCTTTTGTTGGTACGCGGCTTGACAGCATTGCTTCACAATTATCGAAGGGCTGAAGATTGAGTATGCATGGAAACATAGCTGCAATAACAGGGTTATCGCCGACGACTGGAGAGGCGGTGAGTCAGTAACCAAACTCACCCACCCATTGGCCACATCGGTAGTCAATGGACAGCCATCGCGGTACATAGGGGCGTGGGTTGACTATTGGGAAGTCATCAAGTGGCGGCGTGCCATCCAGGTCGGACAGCACGCAAGCACGTGTCATGGCGGGTCGGAAACGTACTGACAGTTGATCCGATACCGCTATGGCATCTTGCGCCACCTGCTCGCTGAAACGCACGCGCTTACGGATCAGGCAGGAGAAAAGCAGCTCCATTTCCGCTTGCAATGGCGTGGCTCGTTCCGCCAGGGCGCGCTGTGCAGTACGACTAAGGCGAACCTCGACGTTCTTGCCAATCAATGTGACATTCATGTCGGCTCCTTCATTCCAGATTCAGTGTGCTGTACAGGTTTGTCGTGGCAAGTGCGGATTCCTTACAACCAAATATACAGACAGAGAAGTTCGAAATTACCGTTTTTATCTCGGATCAACGCATGAAAAACTGAGCATGGTAAAATGCGCGTCATTGCTCGCTATCAAAACACCCCTCTGAATCCAATGTAGTCCGCCGCCGCCCTTCGCCTTACCTGCTATTGCCTTAACGGCCACGGCCCAACACGACCCGATTTTCCACCCCCCTCGCATGAGGCGCGGGAAGCCTTTTCTATTGGATGTCGCACATGAACACAAGCAGCTGCTCGAATTTCACCCCTTCCCGTCTCAAAATCTGCATTCTGAGCGGCCTGACTGTCGCCCTGGCACTGGTGCCGGAGGCGATCGCCTTCGCCTTCGTGGCCCACGTACACCCGCTCACTGGCCTCTATGCCGCCTTTATTGTCAGCCTCATTACCGCTGCTTTCGGCGGCAGGCCCGGCATGATCTCCGGCGCCACCGGCGCGCTGGCGGTGGTAATGGTGGCGCTCGTGGTACAGCATGGCGTTGAATATCTATTCGCCACCGTGGTGCTGACGGGCTTGCTGCAAATCGCCTTCGGCCTGCTGAAGCTGGGCAAGTTCATCCGCATGGTGCCGTTCCCGGTGATGCTGGGTTTCGTCAACGGCCTGGCCATCGTGATCTTTCTGGCGCAACTGGGACATTTCAAAATATCGGGGCCGGATGGCACGCTGACCTGGATGACGGGCGCCCCGCTCTACACCATGCTGGGCCTGATCGCGCTGACCCTGGCCATCATCTATCTGCTGCCGCGTTTCACCAAAGCCATCCCCTCCACCCTGGCCGGCATCGTCGCGGTTTCCCTGCTGGTGATCTTCGCCGGCATCGACACCAAGACCGTGGGCGACATGGCCTCCATCGAAGGCGGGCTGCCGCAGTTCCACTTGCCACAGGTGCCGCTGACCTGGGAAACCCTCAAGATCATCTTTCCCTACAGTCTGATACTCGCCGCCATCGGCCTGATCGAATCCCTGCTGACGCTGAACCTGATCGACGAGATGACCGACACGCGCGGCAAGCCCAACCGCGAATGCGTGGCCCAGGGTTCGGCCAATGTGGTCACGGGCTTCTTCGGCGGCATGGGCGGCTGCGCCATGATCGGCCAGAGCATGATCAACGTGAACAACGGCGCCACCCAGCGCCTGGCCGGCATCGCCGCCGCGCTGTTTTTGCTGTCGTTCATCCTGTTTGCTTCAAAGTGGATCGCGATGATCCCGCTTGCCGCGCTGATCGGACTGATGTTCATGGTTTCGGAAAAAACCTTCGAATGGGGCAGCCTCACCGCCATGCGCAAGGTGCCGAAGAGCGACGCTTTCGTCGTGGTCGCGGTCACCGTGATTACCGTGTTTACGGATCTGGCCATTGCCGTGGTCACCGGGGTGATCATCTCTGCCCTGGTATTCGCCTGGCAGCATGCCAAGCACATCAACGTGCAGACCTATGTCGACGACAAGGGCTGGAAAGTCTACGAACTGGAGGGCACGCTGTTTTTCGCCTCGGTGGCGCAATTCCAGACCCTGTTCAACCCCAAAGACGACCCGGACGAGGTGGTGGTGGAATTCCGCCGTGCCCGCGTCAAGGACCATTCCGCCGTCGAGGCCATCGACAGCCTCGCCACGCGTTACCAGCAGGCTGGCAAGCGCCTGCACCTGCGCCACCTCAGCCCGGATTGCCTGGAAGTGCTGGAAAAAGCCAAGGACATGGTGGAAATCAACGTGGGCGAAGATCCGCATTACCATTTGGCGGATGACAAGCTGGGGTAAGCCGGCAGTTGTATTTGTGCGGCGCACATAAGAGTGCGCTATGGCATTTTGCCCCACTCACCCCTTTACAGAGGGGCGAAACGCCCCTTGTGGCCGCGTTTCTCAAAACAATAATCCACAGCAAATCATATGGATGGCGAAAAGTGCATGGCTGGCACGGTTCCCGCTATACCTACTCCCAGACGGCCTCACGCTGTCACTTACTACTCAGGAGGAGAATCCATGCACAAAAGAACCCTTGGCCTCGCTGCCCTTGCGCTTGTCGCGGGCGTGGCGGCACATGCGGCAGACCTGCCGTCGAACATCCTTTACGATGCCAATACCGATAAAAAGACCCTCTGGCCGCAACCCGTTGCCAATAGCGGCGTGGTGAAATACAACGAGCATCGCCAGGATCTTTCCAAATGGGTCACTCTGAGCTATGAGGACAAGCGCCCTACCCGCAAGGCCGAAACGGTTGAACTGAAAGGCGATCTCAACGGCGATGCCAAGCGCGGCAAGGAAATCGCGATGAATACCCAGCGGGGCAACTGCTGGGCCTGCCACGTCATGCCCGGCGATGCTCAGGGCGGGACCGGCGGCCCGACCCTGGTCGGCTTCAAGCATCGTGGCTACCCTGATTCATATGTCTATCAGACGATTTGGGACAGGCGTGCGATTAATCCCGGCGCGATCATGCCGCCTTACGGCACCAATGGCGTGCTGCCCGAACAGGACATCCGCGACCTCGTCGCCTTCCTGCAATCCCTCGACTGAACCGCTTCCGGAGAAAACCCATGCGTAAACCCATTATCCTGGCGTCTCTCGCCCTGGCAGCCGTCGCCGGCAGCGCCACCGCTGCGGACAAGCCCTACCGCGACATGATTCCCTTCATCGACTACAGCAATCCTGCCGCCAGTGCCGATGCCAAGCACACCAACACCTACCAGTACTGGAAGGAGCGCGACAAACTGGACCCCGCGCGGGTCACGAGCGGTCAACTCAACTGGACCACCAACTGGAAGTTCAT from Sulfurimicrobium lacus carries:
- a CDS encoding sulfurtransferase, coding for MANNNLNNVMRRFWMAALLSLWAFAATAGDKPDFMVDADWLAKNLKDPKLVVLEIRYYPHRYFTVGHIPGAVQVQRFKDLGDNHAIPSMRFPSREAFEHTLRSWGVNNDSTIVLYDDSVTAMTSRVYFLLDLYGYDMKHVKILNGGTVEWSAFNDMVKEEPKHKPGSVKLKPAKPGVVVEWTDVYSDVVARRDPNIVLLDARPADMYTGKVVQHSVRGGHIPGAINVVSLDGADGQSQTWKSLDDIAAMYKAIPKDKTVYAYCHDGFRSSLAWLQLKTLGYKDVRIYNGGWGDWGNNLALPVSEGEQPYDEAFAL
- a CDS encoding metalloregulator ArsR/SmtB family transcription factor, with the translated sequence MNEQSFFESLSDETRRRILVLILKHEELCVCELFQALDAPQPKVSRHLAVLRDAGVLAQRREGTWVFYRLDPQLPAWAYRMLGLMVEGVSNGDPYREDAERLANAANRPARCAA
- a CDS encoding DUF302 domain-containing protein, which codes for MKYLLIILSMLTITFPASADEIIKTQASKHGFQDTQSRLEAVLKEKGLTVFAKIDHAEGAQKIGMKMQPATVTIFGNPKGGTPFMMVSPESAIDFPLKALVWEDAAGRVFMSYNTVTAIIARHNINGLDELANKLDGLQATIAKAATE
- a CDS encoding multiheme c-type cytochrome, which codes for MQFRVLWIVAGLWLITLSGCNSGPQSATHTATPASQASEIDDFLSKHWQRPLAAQGSPPVGHSQLESALDPASCGTCHTQQYNDWKTALHSRAMSPGLFGQVQEMGADATDDHQACLRCHAPLAEQEEHLRQALARGTLPIPPRQDGVSYTHGLTCAGCHVRNHQVFGPLRKDGSAPSLSQKLPHNGWQATDAFQDSRFCAACHQFEADGPALNGKLLENTYEEWRASRYAREGRSCQSCHMPERRHLWRGIHDPEMVKSGLKIEASRPIVANGHVSATLQIINHGVGHAFPTYVTPRVMVEIGQESRSGKMIGQTVERHLIARDVSLNLQAEKSDTRIMPDETRRYGYAKVLHPEAVVLTVRIMVEPDAFYADFYRATLDDPEFRVGRKAISEALRLAEQAPYAVFHSRQAIPGTAEVSQINYKENKQ
- a CDS encoding cytochrome c peroxidase, which codes for MKTLSIMLLISAALGGLSGGSAFAAGNPCAGKPEIDAKSITRPQGYKPYAGDHKELAKAGEKLWNDTKLSSNGFSCNTCHQNHGAFQESFAKPFPHQVAMAKDKAGMKSVHLDEMIQACMVMPMAAKPLPWNSRELAALTAYTQDMQKTFKPGAKAPANPCSAKPANPCATKPANPCATK
- a CDS encoding thioredoxin family protein; amino-acid sequence: MTTYFGIALTAILLALALLQWRMARKAKKMEGQAVPEIEPEIEQKLRERGRALLYFYSPNCAPCRAMTPRIDQAATRHDNVFKFDVAQSLEIARKLGVMGTPTTLLIADGRIAQVNLGILSEKRLEELLA
- a CDS encoding cytochrome c biogenesis CcdA family protein, which encodes MEFGLASYSLALAAGSLSTLSPCVLPLVPILLASAVAAHRLGPYALAGGLALSFTVVGVFVASLGAALGLDQGVFRLIAASLLIAFGVVLLSARLQERFAVATSGLSGAGNTLLASVSLNGLSGQFMLGLLLGIVWSPCVGPTLGAAVTLASQGQNLGQVTLLMALFGIWRGDSADCARPGIARSNGKGARQDAGRRQNRQAGARRRDVVARLPDPERRRQIVRGVGVASRTGVAGAIDHLDMSLRRKEEAP
- a CDS encoding thioredoxin family protein, with the translated sequence MFKLIRSLILLPFLAAGTAVAAEQPFDQATFDTLQKQGKPILVMIHADWCPTCKAQKPIIGELLKTPELQSLAALRVDFDKQKAVVRAFKVQYQSTLIVFKDGKEVDRSTGDTKKDSIAALLKKAI
- a CDS encoding zf-HC2 domain-containing protein: MLNCKQATALMSQEQDRPLDLKERLGLRFHVSMCAGCRNFRKQMAFLHEACAHYPDAATKQQEDDRDPV
- a CDS encoding sigma-70 family RNA polymerase sigma factor, with product MNTSSVHQAMSGVWAQLDGFRDGMLRFALLQLRNRSVAEDAVQEAMLAALEGAQRFDSRSQLKTWVFSILKHKIIDIIRQRSREPLLDCATDELPEDAFDPLFSERGHWQKAERPSDWGNPEKSLENTRFWTVFEACLDHLPENTARIFMMREFLGLDTEEICKAVGITPTNCWVVLHRARMGLRLCLEETWFDTGRK
- a CDS encoding HD-GYP domain-containing protein translates to MSHMEDLLKSLYVMASLVEARDPYTGGHLWRVSQFSRLLAEAAGLPETDIERIALGGFLHDLGKVGVPDAILNKPDRLTDEEYAVIKTHPEVGNRVLSGHPLAALARAAVLSHHEMPDGNGYPHRLSGDEIAFDARIVGICDAFDAMTSTRPYRRGMPVHKALAIIEENLGRQFDSALGERFLRLGRAGQLDHIVGHSESGIPLQECPMCGPTIVVRRDHHTGDHVFCRHCGGEARVERDGNAIHVFPTGHKGTPEDLQPEVDAALIDGLVHEASRVIGLASLSGAP
- a CDS encoding SulP family inorganic anion transporter, whose protein sequence is MNTSSCSNFTPSRLKICILSGLTVALALVPEAIAFAFVAHVHPLTGLYAAFIVSLITAAFGGRPGMISGATGALAVVMVALVVQHGVEYLFATVVLTGLLQIAFGLLKLGKFIRMVPFPVMLGFVNGLAIVIFLAQLGHFKISGPDGTLTWMTGAPLYTMLGLIALTLAIIYLLPRFTKAIPSTLAGIVAVSLLVIFAGIDTKTVGDMASIEGGLPQFHLPQVPLTWETLKIIFPYSLILAAIGLIESLLTLNLIDEMTDTRGKPNRECVAQGSANVVTGFFGGMGGCAMIGQSMINVNNGATQRLAGIAAALFLLSFILFASKWIAMIPLAALIGLMFMVSEKTFEWGSLTAMRKVPKSDAFVVVAVTVITVFTDLAIAVVTGVIISALVFAWQHAKHINVQTYVDDKGWKVYELEGTLFFASVAQFQTLFNPKDDPDEVVVEFRRARVKDHSAVEAIDSLATRYQQAGKRLHLRHLSPDCLEVLEKAKDMVEINVGEDPHYHLADDKLG
- the soxX gene encoding sulfur oxidation c-type cytochrome SoxX, whose protein sequence is MHKRTLGLAALALVAGVAAHAADLPSNILYDANTDKKTLWPQPVANSGVVKYNEHRQDLSKWVTLSYEDKRPTRKAETVELKGDLNGDAKRGKEIAMNTQRGNCWACHVMPGDAQGGTGGPTLVGFKHRGYPDSYVYQTIWDRRAINPGAIMPPYGTNGVLPEQDIRDLVAFLQSLD